The following proteins are encoded in a genomic region of Amyelois transitella isolate CPQ chromosome 14, ilAmyTran1.1, whole genome shotgun sequence:
- the LOC106132297 gene encoding poly(ADP-ribose) glycohydrolase isoform X1, translated as MNLFRKFPSRSSVKLLIYDTLIHSANIMESSSSTMASESWRGVPITEILGARSPWTTPEFPMVSPSYNHSVLYHVPCNGSISTDKPPIPQKGQEKWDHDFVRMPFSNKSLYPVIDPNGETHLKRRWPLIQEALQKPIRNSHDLGEAILSYNSRNRWTFPALHRLFEDYVDEEESQMFFDVILPGIIKLALALPTLIQSPIPLLRHHKNHSISLSQQQIASLLANAFLCTFPRRNSYKKASKEYYGYPNINFSSLYEATPIDSVLEKLKCICHYFRRVCSKVPLGVMTFTRRHVPQDRRPRWAASDRQLAAVPIHVDSATAIEDAHGLIQLDFANKYLGGGVLGHGCVQEEIRFVICPELMISMLFTEMLQPDEALIMIGCERYSNYSGYGDSFQFSGDHRDETPSDSSGRRRCAVLAVDALPFRSQRAEFQPQMITRELDKAWVGVSFDTEPDPTSTQYPGIATGNWGCGAFGGTPRLKALLQLMACAQARRPMAYFTFGDLALRDDIVDVYNVLSRHNVTVGKLFEYIVQYTQPSEGKRVDLYTYLPQLLLELNRPPPQTKPESCSTEIMDTSLEEQMITSSIEKDFLNDSPDLFSQDEFQQVVTKSEQITNTAQSMSSKEAEKTSKSLFETMQELDEDSSKLNLNNSRNAVKRESVRAEDVSMDCTDSPKLVKKKACNPKITDYFNKKSS; from the exons CCCTTCGCGCTCTTCTGTAAAATTGC TTATTTATGATACATTGATTCATAGTGCTAACATTATGGAGTCAAGCTCGTCTACAATGGCTTCAGAATCTTGGAGAGGCGTTCCGATTACAGAAATTTTGGGTGCACGGTCCCCTTGGACCACCCCAGAGTTCCCAATGGTGTCACCATCCTATAACCACTCTGTGCTTTATCATGTGCCCTGTAATGGTAGCATATCAACAGATAAACCTCCGATACCACAGAAAGGGCAAGAAAAATGGGACCATGATTTTGTGAGAATGCCTTTCTCGAATAAAAGTTTGTACCCAGTTATAGAT CCAAATGGAGAGACCCATTTAAAGAGAAGATGGCCTTTGATTCAAGAGGCCCTTCAGAAGCCTATCCGTAACAGTCATGATTTGGGTGAAGCCATCTTGTCATACAACAGTAGAAATAGATGGACATTCCCAGCACTGCATAGACTGTTTGAAGAT TATGTAGATGAGGAGGAATCACAGATGTTCTTTGATGTGATTCTGCcaggaataataaaattggcCCTGGCATTACCAACATTGATCCAGTCACCCATACCATTGCTTAG GCATCACAAGAATCATTCAATATCGTTATCACAGCAGCAGATTGCCAGCCTCCTGGCGAATGCATTTTTGTGCACATTCCCCAGACGAAACAGCTACAAGAAAGCTTCAAAGGAATACTATGGCTatccaaatataaatttcagtTC gtTATATGAGGCAACACCAATAGATTCTGTCTTAGAGAAGTTGAAGTGCATTTGCCATTACTTCCGGAGAGTTTGTTCCAAAG TCCCTCTCGGCGTGATGACGTTCACGCGCCGCCACGTGCCGCAGGACAGGCGTCCGCGCTGGGCGGCGTCCGACCGCCAACTGGCCGCCGTGCCCATACACGTGGACAGCGCCACCGCTATTGAAGACGCTCACGGGTTAATTCAGCTCGACTTTGCTAACAA ATATCTCGGTGGCGGCGTGTTGGGTCATGGTTGTGTACAAGAGGAGATCCGTTTCGTGATTTGTCCAGAGCTGATGATTTCCATGCTGTTCACTGAGATGCTACAGCCCGATGAAGCGTTGATAATGATTG GTTGCGAGCGTTATAGCAACTACTCCGGCTACGGCGACAGCTTCCAATTCTCGGGCGACCACCGAGACGAGACCCCCAGCGACTCCAGCGGCCGGCGGCGCTGCGCTGTGCTCGCTGTGGACGCCTTGCCTTTCAGGAGTCAGAGGGCGGAGTTCCAGCCGCAGATGATAACAAGAGAACTCGATAAG GCGTGGGTAGGCGTTTCATTCGACACGGAACCAGATCCTACCTCGACTCAATACCCGGGTATAGCTACAGGGAACTGGGGCTGCGGCGCATTTGGCGGTACTCCTAGACTGAAAGCTCTCTTACAACTGATGGCGTGTGCGCAGGCGAGAAGACCAATGGCGTACTTCACTTTCGGGGATTTAGCCTTGAGGGATGATATAGTGGATGTGTATAATGTGTTGTCCAGGCATAATGTTACAGTCG gAAAGCTGTTTGAATACATCGTGCAGTACACGCAGCCTTCTGAAGGAAAGCGTGTAGACTTGTACACGTATCTACCTCAATTGTTGCTAGAGTTGAATAGACCGCCCCCACAAACAAAACCAGAGTCGTGTTCCACTGAAATTATGGATACT AGTTTGGAAGAACAGATGATAACGAGCTCCATAGAGAAAGATTTCTTGAACGACTCGCCCGATTTGTTTTCACAAGACGAGTTCCAACAAGTTGTAACAAAATCCgaacaaattacaaataccGCCCAATCAATGTCTAGTAAAGAGGCTGAGAAAACTTCTAAATCCTTGTTTGAAACTATGCAAGAATTAGACGAAGATAGTtctaaattgaatttaaataattcccgTAATGCAGTAAAAAGGGAATCAGTACGCGCCGAGGACGTATCTATGGATTGCACAGATTCACCCAAGCTTGTCAAAAAGAAAGCATGCAATCCGAAAATTACggattattttaacaaaaaatctaGTTGA
- the LOC106132297 gene encoding poly(ADP-ribose) glycohydrolase isoform X2 produces MESSSSTMASESWRGVPITEILGARSPWTTPEFPMVSPSYNHSVLYHVPCNGSISTDKPPIPQKGQEKWDHDFVRMPFSNKSLYPVIDPNGETHLKRRWPLIQEALQKPIRNSHDLGEAILSYNSRNRWTFPALHRLFEDYVDEEESQMFFDVILPGIIKLALALPTLIQSPIPLLRHHKNHSISLSQQQIASLLANAFLCTFPRRNSYKKASKEYYGYPNINFSSLYEATPIDSVLEKLKCICHYFRRVCSKVPLGVMTFTRRHVPQDRRPRWAASDRQLAAVPIHVDSATAIEDAHGLIQLDFANKYLGGGVLGHGCVQEEIRFVICPELMISMLFTEMLQPDEALIMIGCERYSNYSGYGDSFQFSGDHRDETPSDSSGRRRCAVLAVDALPFRSQRAEFQPQMITRELDKAWVGVSFDTEPDPTSTQYPGIATGNWGCGAFGGTPRLKALLQLMACAQARRPMAYFTFGDLALRDDIVDVYNVLSRHNVTVGKLFEYIVQYTQPSEGKRVDLYTYLPQLLLELNRPPPQTKPESCSTEIMDTSLEEQMITSSIEKDFLNDSPDLFSQDEFQQVVTKSEQITNTAQSMSSKEAEKTSKSLFETMQELDEDSSKLNLNNSRNAVKRESVRAEDVSMDCTDSPKLVKKKACNPKITDYFNKKSS; encoded by the exons ATGGAGTCAAGCTCGTCTACAATGGCTTCAGAATCTTGGAGAGGCGTTCCGATTACAGAAATTTTGGGTGCACGGTCCCCTTGGACCACCCCAGAGTTCCCAATGGTGTCACCATCCTATAACCACTCTGTGCTTTATCATGTGCCCTGTAATGGTAGCATATCAACAGATAAACCTCCGATACCACAGAAAGGGCAAGAAAAATGGGACCATGATTTTGTGAGAATGCCTTTCTCGAATAAAAGTTTGTACCCAGTTATAGAT CCAAATGGAGAGACCCATTTAAAGAGAAGATGGCCTTTGATTCAAGAGGCCCTTCAGAAGCCTATCCGTAACAGTCATGATTTGGGTGAAGCCATCTTGTCATACAACAGTAGAAATAGATGGACATTCCCAGCACTGCATAGACTGTTTGAAGAT TATGTAGATGAGGAGGAATCACAGATGTTCTTTGATGTGATTCTGCcaggaataataaaattggcCCTGGCATTACCAACATTGATCCAGTCACCCATACCATTGCTTAG GCATCACAAGAATCATTCAATATCGTTATCACAGCAGCAGATTGCCAGCCTCCTGGCGAATGCATTTTTGTGCACATTCCCCAGACGAAACAGCTACAAGAAAGCTTCAAAGGAATACTATGGCTatccaaatataaatttcagtTC gtTATATGAGGCAACACCAATAGATTCTGTCTTAGAGAAGTTGAAGTGCATTTGCCATTACTTCCGGAGAGTTTGTTCCAAAG TCCCTCTCGGCGTGATGACGTTCACGCGCCGCCACGTGCCGCAGGACAGGCGTCCGCGCTGGGCGGCGTCCGACCGCCAACTGGCCGCCGTGCCCATACACGTGGACAGCGCCACCGCTATTGAAGACGCTCACGGGTTAATTCAGCTCGACTTTGCTAACAA ATATCTCGGTGGCGGCGTGTTGGGTCATGGTTGTGTACAAGAGGAGATCCGTTTCGTGATTTGTCCAGAGCTGATGATTTCCATGCTGTTCACTGAGATGCTACAGCCCGATGAAGCGTTGATAATGATTG GTTGCGAGCGTTATAGCAACTACTCCGGCTACGGCGACAGCTTCCAATTCTCGGGCGACCACCGAGACGAGACCCCCAGCGACTCCAGCGGCCGGCGGCGCTGCGCTGTGCTCGCTGTGGACGCCTTGCCTTTCAGGAGTCAGAGGGCGGAGTTCCAGCCGCAGATGATAACAAGAGAACTCGATAAG GCGTGGGTAGGCGTTTCATTCGACACGGAACCAGATCCTACCTCGACTCAATACCCGGGTATAGCTACAGGGAACTGGGGCTGCGGCGCATTTGGCGGTACTCCTAGACTGAAAGCTCTCTTACAACTGATGGCGTGTGCGCAGGCGAGAAGACCAATGGCGTACTTCACTTTCGGGGATTTAGCCTTGAGGGATGATATAGTGGATGTGTATAATGTGTTGTCCAGGCATAATGTTACAGTCG gAAAGCTGTTTGAATACATCGTGCAGTACACGCAGCCTTCTGAAGGAAAGCGTGTAGACTTGTACACGTATCTACCTCAATTGTTGCTAGAGTTGAATAGACCGCCCCCACAAACAAAACCAGAGTCGTGTTCCACTGAAATTATGGATACT AGTTTGGAAGAACAGATGATAACGAGCTCCATAGAGAAAGATTTCTTGAACGACTCGCCCGATTTGTTTTCACAAGACGAGTTCCAACAAGTTGTAACAAAATCCgaacaaattacaaataccGCCCAATCAATGTCTAGTAAAGAGGCTGAGAAAACTTCTAAATCCTTGTTTGAAACTATGCAAGAATTAGACGAAGATAGTtctaaattgaatttaaataattcccgTAATGCAGTAAAAAGGGAATCAGTACGCGCCGAGGACGTATCTATGGATTGCACAGATTCACCCAAGCTTGTCAAAAAGAAAGCATGCAATCCGAAAATTACggattattttaacaaaaaatctaGTTGA